TATACGCCGTATCCCCATGCCTGGCAGAACGCCGGGGTAGATGTGCGTCAGCTTTCCATTATCCAGGCCCAGGAGCGCGATGCGCTGTGGGCGGTGGAACAATGCCTGCGCTCCGGCAGTTGCGGTGCGGTGTTGTGCTGGCCGCGCAAGGCCGATGATCGGGCCTTGCGGCGTTTGCAGGTGGCGGCGGAAACCGGACAGACCCTGGCATTTGCCTGGCGCTCCTTGAATGAGGCGGTCAATGCCTCGCCCGCGGCCTTGCGCCTGGCGGTCGAGGCAAAGCCTGCACAAGTGCGCGTGCTCAAGTGCCGGGGCGGGTTGGCCCATCCGGCACCGATTGCCCTGGCGGGGCATTGAGGTTGCCATGCGTTGGGTCTGTATCGTATTCCCGCAATTGGCGCTGGACGGGGCGCAGCGTGTGCATCCCGAACCCGACCAGCCTCTGGCACTGCTGGCCGGCACGCCGCAGCGGCGGGTGCTGCAAACCGTCAACGCCGCCGCCCGTGCCCTGGGCTTGCGCCCTGGTCAATCGTTGACGGCAGCCCATGCCCTGGCCAAGGGCTTTGCCTGTGTGGAATACGACCCTCTGGAAATCGAACGCTTGCAGCAGTTGCTTGCCGCCTGGGCCTACCGTTTCAGTTCCCAGGTCAGCCTGTATTACCCGCGCGCCTTGTTGTTCGAGATCGAATCGAGCCTGGGCCTGTTCGGGCCCTGGTCGCAGTTCGAGGCGCG
This genomic stretch from Pseudomonas synxantha BG33R harbors:
- the imuA gene encoding translesion DNA synthesis-associated protein ImuA; this translates as MGAVVALDSLFNGGRVWKGRPAAPPASVHPTGLAALDAVLPTGGWPEAALSEILMAKDGVGELQLVLPTLARLSALGERIVLVAPPYTPYPHAWQNAGVDVRQLSIIQAQERDALWAVEQCLRSGSCGAVLCWPRKADDRALRRLQVAAETGQTLAFAWRSLNEAVNASPAALRLAVEAKPAQVRVLKCRGGLAHPAPIALAGH